Proteins co-encoded in one Euleptes europaea isolate rEulEur1 chromosome 1, rEulEur1.hap1, whole genome shotgun sequence genomic window:
- the GFPT2 gene encoding glutamine--fructose-6-phosphate aminotransferase [isomerizing] 2 yields MCGIFAYLNYRVPRTRKEIFETLIKGLQRLEYRGYDSAGVAIDGNNNEDKERYIKLVKKRGKVKALDEELQKQGGLDLKADFETHFGIAHTRWATHGVPNAVNCHPQRSDKSNEFVVIHNGIITNYKDLRRFLETKGYEFESETDTETIPKLIKYLYNNRETEDISFSALVERVIQQLEGSFALVFKSIHYPGEAVATRRGSPLLIGVRSESKLSTEQIPVLYRTCNIENVKNICKTRMKRLDSSTCLHAVGDKAVEFFFASDASAIIEHTNRVIFLEDDDIAAVAEGKLSIHRLEHSASDDSSRAIQTLQMELQQIMKGNFSAFMQKEIFEQPESIFNTMRGRVNFETNTVLLGGLKDHLKEIKRCRRLIIIGCGTSYHAAVATRQVLEELTELPVMVELASDFMDRNTPVFRDDVCFFTSQSGETADTLMALRYCKDRGALTVGITNTVGSSISRETDCGVHINAGPEIGVASTKAYTSQFVSLVMFGLMMSEDRISLQHRRQEIISGLRSLPALIKEVLSLDEKIHDLARELYKQRSLLVMGRGYNYATCLEGALKIKEITYMHSEGILAGELKHGPLALIDKQMPVIMIIMKDSCFTKCQNALQQVTARQGHPVILCSKEDTESSKFAYKTIELPQTVDCLQGILSVIPLQLLSFHLAVLRGYDVDFPRNLAKSVTVE; encoded by the exons ATGTGCG GAATCTTTGCTTATCTGAACTACAGAGTGCCTCGGACCAGGAAGGAGATATTTGAGACTCTAATAAAAGGACTGCAAAGACTAGAATACAGAGGCTATGACTCTGCAG GTGTTGCAATTGATGGAAATAATAATGAAGACAAGGAAAGGTACATCAAATTAGTCAAGAAAAGAGGAAAAGTCAAGGCTCTTGATGAGGAACTACAAA AACAAGGTGGATTGGACTTAAAGGCAGATTTTGAGACACATTTTGGCATTGCCCACACTCGCTGGGCGACCCACGGAGTACCAAATGCTGTGAACTGCCACCCGCAACGATCAGATAAAAGTAATG AGTTTGTCGTTATTCATAATGGGATCATTACAAATTACAAAGACTTGAGGAGGTTTTTG GAGACCAAAGGCTATGAGTTTGAATCTGAAACTGATACTGAAACGATTCCAAAGCTGATCAAGTATTTGTATAATAACAGGGAGACGGAAGACATAAGTTTTTCTGCCTTGGTTGAGAGAGTAATTCAGCAGTTG gAAGGGTCTTTTGCACTGGTTTTCAAAAGTATCCACTACCCTGGAGAAGCTGTTGCTACCAG AAGGGGGAGCCCTTTGCTTATTGGTGTTCGCAGTGAATCTAAGCTTTCCACTGAACAAATTCCCGTCTTGTACAGAACAT GTAACATTGAAAATGTAAAGAACATATGTAAAACAAGAATgaaaagactggacagttctacctgCCTTCATGCCGTTGGTGATAAAGCGGTTGAATTTTTCTTTGCTTCAGACGCAAG tgctataATTGAGCACACCAACAGAGTCATCTTTCTGGAAGATGATGACATTGCAGCAGTGGCTGAAGGGAAACTCTCTATTCATCGGCTTGAACATTCAGCTAGCGATGACTCATCTCGAGCCATACAGACCTTGCAGATGGAATTGCAGCAGATCATGAAAG GCAACTTCAGTGCTTTCATGCAGAAGGAGATATTTGAACAACCCGAGTCTATTTTCAATACCATGAGAGGAAGGGTGAACTTTGAGACCAACACAG TTCTTTTGGGAGGCTTGAAGGACCACTTGAAAGAAATCAAAAGGTGCAGAAGATTGATCATTATTGGCTGTGGGACCAGTTATCATGCTGCTGTGGCT ACTCGTCAAGTGTTGGAAGAGCTGACTGAGCTACCTGTAATGGTGGAACTTGCTAGTGATTTTATGGACCGGAATACTCCTGTATTTAGAGATGATGTGTGCTTTTTTACCAGCCAGTCAG GGGAAACTGCTGATACACTGATGGCTTTACGGTACTGTAAAGATCGTGGAGCTTTGACTGTTGGAATTACGAACACTGTTGGAAGCTCAATATCCAGGGAGACAGACTGTGGTGTACACATCAATGCAGGACCTGAGATTGGAGTGGCAAGCACAAAG GCTTATACTAGCCAGTTTGTATCGCTTGTAATGTTTGGTTTGATGATGTCTGAAGACAGAATTTCCTTGCAACACAGGAGACAAGAGATCATAAGTGGGCTACGGTCTTTGCCTG CACTGATTAAAGAAGTATTATCCTTGGATGAGAAGATACATGATTTGGCCCGTGAGCTATATAAACAGAGATCACTTTTGGTTATGGGTCGTGGCTACAACTATGCCACTTGCTTGGAAGGGGCATTG AAAATCAAGGAGATTACATATATGCACTCTGAAGGAATCTTGGCTGGGGAACTGAAGCATGGACCACTGGCTCTTATAGATAAACAAATGCCAGTTATCATGATCATCATGAAAGATTCTTGCTTCACCAAATGCCAGAATGCTCTGCAACAGGTCACTGCTCGCCAG GGTCACCCAGTTATTTTATGTTCTAAAGAAGATACCGAGAGTTCAAAATTTGCTTACAAGACTATTGAGCTTCCACAAACAGTGGACTGTCTGCAAGGAATTTTGAGTGTTATCCCTCTACAGCTGCTTTCATTCCACCTGGCTGTTCTCAGAGGATATGAT GTGGATTTTCCTAGAAATCTGGCCAAATCTGTGACTGTGGAATAA